From one Lysinibacillus sp. G4S2 genomic stretch:
- the crcB gene encoding fluoride efflux transporter CrcB: protein MIVIGLGGFLGALTRFYLGKCIVHTYPWATFLINITGSFALGFLFALQLSDWLWHFIGIGFLGGYTTFSTFGFEALQLLEQKKWRQAIIYLCSTVLFGILFAALGFLLV, encoded by the coding sequence ATGATCGTGATTGGACTTGGTGGATTTTTAGGTGCACTAACGAGGTTTTATCTAGGGAAATGTATTGTTCATACATATCCATGGGCAACGTTTTTGATTAATATAACGGGGTCCTTTGCACTTGGCTTTCTATTTGCTTTACAGCTAAGTGATTGGCTTTGGCATTTTATAGGGATTGGTTTTTTAGGAGGCTATACGACTTTTTCAACGTTCGGTTTTGAAGCCTTGCAGCTCTTAGAACAGAAAAAGTGGAGACAGGCTATTATTTATCTATGCTCTACAGTATTATTTGGTATACTTTTCGCAGCACTTGGCTTTCTACTCGTGTAA
- a CDS encoding VOC family protein → MGRLVHFEIHVSDMERAKEFYGKVFGWSFQDWSDYAGMPYFGAVTGNEDELGINGALMQRQSAPPETNQALNGFACTMGVENYDITEAKIIENGGKVAMPKYALPGMAWQGYYIDTEGNIFGIHQPDENAK, encoded by the coding sequence ATGGGAAGATTAGTTCATTTCGAAATTCATGTAAGTGACATGGAAAGAGCGAAGGAGTTTTATGGGAAAGTATTCGGATGGTCATTTCAAGACTGGAGTGATTATGCTGGAATGCCTTACTTTGGAGCAGTGACTGGTAATGAGGATGAACTTGGAATCAATGGTGCTTTAATGCAACGTCAAAGTGCTCCTCCGGAAACAAACCAAGCTTTAAATGGGTTTGCTTGTACAATGGGCGTGGAAAACTATGATATAACGGAAGCTAAAATTATTGAGAATGGCGGCAAGGTCGCAATGCCTAAGTATGCGCTACCAGGAATGGCGTGGCAAGGATACTATATTGATACCGAAGGCAATATATTCGGAATTCATCAACCCGATGAAAATGCAAAATAG
- a CDS encoding CbrC family protein, producing MTTIILEEWHEVRKNFNPSNPVSINQMHEFKEKLKLEEQTEGNLRLLVDIYCMLRMYSDAYKIFTSIMDLGNKKDQKKFRSIKYYIENPNCVKPLYPREIREDKTIKTVIPAFKYLPDPLKSKIFEAEEIVTCDCCEQEVDVYYTGGIYAIEEVDYLCPTCIHSGAAAKKYDGSFQQYLINNENVVNSDFTEEIMCRTPGYVSWQGNNWTAHCSDYCAFIGYVGWSELVELGITEQFENYTEFSNEELSESLVNNGHHQGYLFQCLQCDRYVLYSDFS from the coding sequence ATGACTACAATTATTTTAGAAGAATGGCATGAGGTAAGGAAAAATTTCAACCCTTCAAATCCAGTTAGTATTAATCAAATGCATGAGTTCAAAGAAAAGCTGAAACTTGAGGAACAAACTGAGGGGAATTTAAGGCTACTCGTAGACATCTACTGCATGCTTCGAATGTATTCAGATGCTTATAAAATTTTCACTTCTATAATGGATTTAGGGAACAAGAAAGATCAGAAAAAATTTAGATCAATAAAATATTACATAGAAAATCCTAATTGTGTGAAGCCTTTGTATCCACGTGAAATTAGAGAGGATAAAACAATTAAAACGGTCATACCTGCATTTAAATATTTGCCAGACCCATTAAAATCTAAAATCTTTGAAGCGGAAGAAATTGTAACTTGTGATTGCTGCGAACAGGAAGTAGATGTTTATTATACTGGAGGTATTTACGCTATTGAAGAGGTGGATTATCTCTGTCCTACATGTATACACAGTGGTGCAGCTGCTAAAAAATACGACGGTTCTTTCCAGCAATATTTAATCAATAATGAGAATGTTGTCAATTCTGATTTTACTGAGGAGATAATGTGTAGAACACCTGGTTATGTAAGTTGGCAAGGTAATAATTGGACGGCCCATTGCTCAGATTATTGTGCGTTTATTGGCTATGTTGGATGGAGTGAGTTAGTGGAGTTGGGCATTACAGAACAATTTGAAAACTATACTGAATTTTCTAATGAAGAGTTGTCAGAATCCCTCGTGAATAATGGGCATCATCAAGGGTATTTATTTCAATGTTTACAATGTGATCGTTATGTTCTTTATTCTGATTTTAGTTAA
- a CDS encoding antibiotic biosynthesis monooxygenase, with protein METCYAVIFTSQRTDKDGEGYAKMAEAMDELAQKQPGFLRVESARNAEGKGITISYWESLEAIQAWKENSKHLVAQQFGKDKWYTQYNVEICKVMKDYSFIRCVD; from the coding sequence ATGGAAACATGTTATGCCGTAATTTTTACATCACAAAGAACAGATAAGGATGGAGAGGGCTATGCCAAAATGGCAGAAGCAATGGATGAATTAGCACAAAAGCAGCCTGGTTTTCTCCGTGTAGAAAGTGCTAGAAATGCTGAAGGGAAGGGGATTACTATATCCTACTGGGAATCACTTGAGGCTATTCAGGCATGGAAAGAGAATTCAAAACATCTAGTTGCACAGCAATTCGGCAAAGACAAATGGTATACGCAATATAATGTGGAAATTTGTAAAGTCATGAAAGATTATTCTTTTATCAGGTGTGTTGATTAA
- a CDS encoding response regulator transcription factor, with protein sequence MKILLAEDDARLRRNIVHILKKEFHNVTEAENGQEALDHTLIEQYDLVILDWMMPKLTGIEVCQQLRNNGFNGSILMLTAKDDTEDIIKGLDSGADDYIVKPFKIEELLARVRALLRRKDKVIEQVIEIDHLQLNVDSRVFLYNNEEIDLTKNEFSLLEYLFINKGRVLTREQICIHIWGYDYDVSNNSLDALVKLVRKKIDDGQSKSRLQNVRGIGYKLREN encoded by the coding sequence TTGAAAATATTATTAGCAGAAGATGATGCACGACTAAGAAGAAATATCGTTCATATTTTAAAGAAAGAATTTCATAATGTGACAGAGGCGGAAAATGGGCAGGAAGCCCTAGACCATACTCTTATCGAGCAATATGATCTTGTTATTTTAGATTGGATGATGCCGAAGCTTACTGGAATAGAAGTATGTCAGCAACTACGGAACAATGGATTCAATGGGAGTATTTTAATGTTAACAGCAAAGGATGATACTGAAGACATCATTAAAGGGCTTGATAGTGGCGCAGATGATTACATAGTAAAACCATTTAAAATAGAGGAACTGTTAGCAAGAGTTCGCGCATTACTACGAAGAAAAGATAAAGTCATTGAACAGGTTATCGAAATAGATCATTTACAACTGAATGTAGATTCCCGTGTATTTTTGTACAATAATGAAGAAATTGACCTTACTAAAAATGAATTTTCACTTTTAGAATATTTATTTATCAATAAAGGACGTGTACTTACAAGGGAACAGATTTGTATTCATATATGGGGCTACGATTACGATGTTTCGAATAATTCCTTAGATGCTTTGGTCAAACTTGTTCGAAAAAAAATTGATGATGGTCAATCCAAATCACGTCTTCAAAATGTCAGAGGTATTGGCTATAAACTGAGGGAAAATTAA
- a CDS encoding HAMP domain-containing sensor histidine kinase, with the protein MFQKTRKKLSYLYATLYFLLFSLFVIVLYFSLIKLMENQQINELEDFYVKQEHDFFEHVNANTKTLNYNPNRNFFYYIYTKDHKFVHGDESYKGLKKQIEKEFGNRNPSEELIQHYEWQEEHFLLLKKPILNDDTIVGYIFVGKSVTSQHHFFQNAKYLLILLTCISTILIGLLSYYMAGKAMIPIQWSFDKQKKFVSDASHELRTPLSIFYSSLEILEIEEAKQLSPFGKELIVDLKDEAEIMKELIEKLLFLARHDQQQASIHKEIISLSTLLNKVSSKFQKIMPPDIQFSTEIQENIELLGDASKIQELLYILLENAIRYTNSGKITLTLLKNQSFVKIIVADSGIGMTEQELPLVFERFYRSDSARQRNGTGLGLAIAKAIVEQHDGKIYATSKVGKGTTFHIEFPI; encoded by the coding sequence ATGTTTCAAAAAACGAGAAAAAAATTATCCTATTTGTATGCAACGCTTTACTTTTTATTATTTTCATTATTCGTTATTGTTCTATACTTTTCACTCATTAAATTAATGGAAAATCAGCAAATAAACGAATTAGAAGACTTTTATGTTAAGCAAGAACACGATTTTTTTGAGCACGTCAATGCAAACACAAAAACTTTAAATTATAATCCAAATCGCAATTTTTTTTACTATATTTACACGAAGGATCATAAGTTTGTTCACGGCGACGAATCTTACAAAGGGCTCAAGAAACAGATTGAAAAAGAATTTGGCAATCGCAACCCAAGTGAAGAACTCATACAACATTATGAATGGCAGGAAGAGCATTTTCTTCTTCTAAAAAAGCCAATTTTAAACGACGATACGATAGTCGGATATATTTTCGTTGGTAAATCAGTAACATCACAGCATCACTTTTTCCAAAATGCAAAGTATTTACTAATACTATTAACTTGTATCTCGACAATCTTAATTGGACTACTGAGCTATTATATGGCAGGGAAAGCGATGATCCCTATTCAATGGTCGTTCGATAAACAAAAAAAGTTTGTATCCGATGCCTCTCATGAATTACGAACACCACTAAGTATTTTTTATAGTTCACTTGAAATTTTAGAAATTGAGGAAGCAAAACAATTAAGCCCCTTTGGAAAAGAATTAATTGTAGATTTAAAGGATGAGGCTGAAATAATGAAGGAGCTCATAGAAAAACTGCTGTTCTTAGCAAGACACGATCAGCAGCAGGCTTCCATTCATAAAGAAATAATATCATTATCTACTTTACTCAATAAAGTGAGCTCAAAATTTCAAAAGATTATGCCTCCTGACATACAGTTTTCTACTGAAATTCAAGAAAACATCGAGCTTCTTGGAGATGCTTCAAAAATACAAGAACTGCTTTATATATTATTAGAAAACGCGATAAGATATACAAATAGTGGGAAAATCACACTTACACTGTTAAAAAATCAAAGCTTTGTAAAAATTATTGTTGCTGATAGTGGCATTGGGATGACTGAACAGGAATTGCCTTTAGTGTTTGAGCGATTCTACCGAAGTGATTCTGCTCGTCAACGAAATGGCACTGGTTTAGGTCTTGCCATAGCGAAAGCAATAGTGGAGCAGCATGACGGAAAAATTTATGCAACAAGTAAAGTAGGTAAAGGTACTACATTTCATATTGAATTTCCTATATAA
- a CDS encoding ferric reductase-like transmembrane domain-containing protein gives MLISTWEWIRLLGFLAYFYFTISIIFGLLRKSSFVKSHKNLIYQIHQNAGWLGLITVIGHLLVLVIDQYKPYSLVEILIPFSAKYESLPSALGTIAFYLFIMVLMTSDLWIRTMNRTLWKKLHFLVLPAWVISLAHGVLIGTDTENMLIIIFYVVSGGLTMLVLVARTISQFMKKVNISTSRNN, from the coding sequence ATGTTAATAAGCACATGGGAATGGATTCGATTATTAGGATTTTTAGCGTATTTTTATTTTACAATTTCCATTATATTTGGTTTATTGAGAAAATCATCATTTGTAAAATCACATAAAAATTTAATTTATCAGATACATCAAAATGCGGGATGGCTAGGGTTAATCACTGTGATAGGGCATTTGTTAGTGCTTGTAATCGATCAGTATAAGCCATACAGTTTAGTTGAGATTTTAATCCCTTTTTCGGCAAAATATGAGTCTCTACCATCAGCACTTGGAACAATCGCATTTTATTTGTTTATAATGGTACTCATGACTTCTGATTTATGGATTCGAACGATGAATCGCACCTTATGGAAAAAACTTCACTTTCTTGTGTTACCAGCATGGGTAATATCACTTGCTCATGGAGTGTTAATTGGAACGGATACAGAAAATATGTTGATTATAATATTTTATGTAGTTTCTGGAGGGCTTACCATGTTAGTACTAGTAGCAAGAACAATAAGCCAGTTCATGAAAAAAGTAAATATTTCAACATCACGCAATAATTAA
- a CDS encoding FAD:protein FMN transferase has translation MDTLTLPIMNTEFYIAMPKGVHFTWKAKTEKWLQYVAKEWSRFQPNNELSQLNDLKMGETLRISSLLYDCLVQADHYYQLSNGLFSPYLKLQLEQHGYNQSFPFETAKSNSFQNKSFIADQPFQFLGDGQVMKVAQQEIDLGGFAKGYAIEKLAIWLEQEVSSDFGLIDGGGDMKMWSSGEKTWTIGVADAWNIDKEISSIKMKTGAIATSNQVYRSWMQGTKKKHHLLNGQTGEIADTDVLQASVVTSSLCDAEVGAKLCFLMKEDELQQWFEKNCQQSARYLVKEGQVANWRMTGVR, from the coding sequence GTGGATACACTAACTTTACCAATAATGAATACAGAATTTTATATAGCTATGCCAAAAGGTGTTCATTTCACATGGAAAGCAAAAACAGAGAAATGGCTTCAATACGTAGCGAAAGAGTGGTCAAGGTTTCAACCAAACAACGAATTATCACAACTTAATGATTTGAAAATGGGAGAAACGCTACGCATTAGTTCGTTATTATATGATTGTTTAGTGCAAGCAGATCATTATTATCAACTTTCAAATGGTTTATTTTCACCATATCTTAAATTGCAACTAGAACAGCATGGCTACAATCAATCTTTCCCATTTGAAACAGCTAAAAGCAATTCATTTCAAAACAAATCTTTTATCGCCGATCAACCATTTCAATTTTTAGGCGATGGGCAAGTAATGAAGGTAGCACAACAGGAAATTGATTTAGGCGGATTTGCCAAAGGGTATGCCATTGAAAAATTGGCTATTTGGCTTGAACAAGAGGTATCCTCTGATTTCGGACTAATAGACGGAGGAGGGGATATGAAAATGTGGTCTTCTGGGGAAAAGACTTGGACAATCGGTGTTGCAGATGCCTGGAATATCGACAAGGAAATTAGCTCCATTAAAATGAAAACAGGTGCCATAGCGACATCCAATCAAGTTTATCGAAGTTGGATGCAAGGAACAAAGAAGAAGCATCATTTATTAAACGGACAAACAGGTGAAATTGCTGATACAGATGTGCTACAAGCTTCAGTCGTAACATCCTCTTTATGTGATGCGGAGGTTGGTGCAAAACTTTGCTTTCTTATGAAGGAAGATGAGCTGCAGCAGTGGTTCGAAAAAAATTGCCAGCAAAGTGCACGCTATCTTGTTAAAGAAGGACAAGTAGCAAATTGGAGGATGACAGGAGTGAGATAA
- a CDS encoding copper amine oxidase N-terminal domain-containing protein, with protein MKKEKIGLIVVLLLASFIPNGVVVHADDDKHEYKEHKEYKDHDDDDDDDEHDEDEEGEETYYFQDAVSEKGSWNIWTRTVVTDKEVLPFTNSQKVTLKVEGTNKELNFSVIPKDGEFFVPGKTVAQVLGAKATFYKESKILAIQFQDNELLFRAGTNVVYDNNVKTPSPAQAFYVNEELYVPISTITNGLGYIAEWQESNQTFVCQPITN; from the coding sequence GTGAAAAAGGAAAAAATTGGTCTTATTGTAGTTCTATTATTGGCGAGTTTTATACCAAATGGCGTTGTCGTACATGCAGATGATGACAAGCATGAATATAAAGAACATAAAGAGTATAAAGACCATGACGATGATGATGACGATGACGAGCACGATGAGGATGAAGAAGGGGAAGAAACTTACTATTTTCAAGATGCGGTAAGTGAAAAAGGTAGTTGGAATATTTGGACACGAACAGTTGTCACGGATAAAGAAGTATTACCTTTTACGAACTCTCAAAAGGTCACGTTAAAAGTAGAAGGTACAAATAAGGAGCTTAACTTTTCTGTGATACCAAAAGACGGAGAATTTTTTGTACCAGGGAAAACAGTAGCACAGGTTTTAGGAGCAAAAGCGACCTTTTATAAAGAAAGTAAAATTTTGGCCATCCAATTTCAAGACAATGAATTACTTTTCCGTGCTGGAACAAACGTTGTCTATGATAATAACGTCAAAACACCATCTCCAGCACAAGCCTTTTATGTAAATGAAGAATTATATGTACCGATTAGTACAATAACGAATGGCTTAGGCTATATAGCTGAATGGCAAGAAAGTAATCAAACATTTGTATGCCAGCCAATTACGAATTAG
- a CDS encoding LytTR family DNA-binding domain-containing protein, with translation MKVNIKIIEKLKEESCTFNIHKVTSFIQDIVSTLEKSSDNYLLAKSTSKDEQEKVPYSNIFYLEYLERKIFIYTNDTIFETKSPLYKLEHDLPNHFFRISKTIIINIHFLNKFSVQPNSNLEAILSNREKVIVSRKYVSSLKKALTRYSKSPLMY, from the coding sequence ATGAAGGTAAACATTAAAATTATTGAAAAACTTAAAGAAGAATCATGTACGTTTAACATCCACAAAGTAACGTCTTTTATTCAAGATATTGTATCAACTCTTGAAAAAAGCTCTGACAACTATTTACTAGCAAAGTCTACATCAAAAGACGAACAAGAAAAAGTTCCTTACTCAAACATATTTTATTTGGAATATCTTGAACGAAAAATATTCATTTACACAAATGACACTATATTTGAAACAAAGAGCCCTTTATATAAATTAGAACATGATCTTCCCAATCACTTCTTCAGGATCTCAAAAACTATAATAATCAATATTCATTTTTTAAATAAATTTTCGGTTCAACCTAATAGTAATCTTGAAGCAATTCTCTCGAATAGAGAAAAAGTAATTGTATCAAGAAAATATGTATCCTCTTTAAAAAAAGCACTAACAAGATATTCCAAAAGTCCACTTATGTATTGA
- a CDS encoding DUF6622 family protein — protein MYNNIIEIFLRTPLWVWILLFILIKRGIAISQERPIHLSKMFLVPFIFMIWGFEKMITQFSYLELCLTSYFLSILPGTLIGYLLYKKYQIFYKQELVIMRKKCYLPLIIILINFMVKYVLNVTLGISPSFYNDISFNIIYSGISGLSIGLFFGGILYTYYAQKEINFASA, from the coding sequence ATGTATAACAACATTATAGAAATATTTTTAAGAACGCCATTGTGGGTATGGATATTATTATTTATTTTAATAAAAAGAGGCATTGCTATTTCCCAGGAAAGACCAATCCATTTATCTAAAATGTTTTTAGTTCCTTTTATCTTTATGATATGGGGATTTGAAAAAATGATCACTCAATTTTCGTACTTAGAGTTATGTTTAACAAGCTATTTCCTCTCCATACTTCCTGGCACATTAATTGGTTACTTGTTGTATAAAAAATATCAAATTTTTTACAAACAGGAATTAGTAATCATGAGAAAGAAATGCTATCTTCCATTAATCATTATCCTGATTAATTTTATGGTGAAGTATGTTTTAAATGTAACCTTAGGCATCTCTCCGTCATTTTATAATGACATTTCATTTAATATAATTTATTCTGGCATAAGCGGGCTATCTATAGGGCTTTTCTTTGGGGGAATTCTTTATACATATTATGCACAAAAAGAAATCAATTTTGCCTCGGCATAA
- a CDS encoding DUF3021 family protein, whose translation MLVLLSRRTIISSEAEIIGVLIISACAGIFTIIFEIEKINYLFALVIHFIMMFLVVFSISFYNKWTDNFLSADFLGSFLLIYLFAWIITLIKTKKDANELNNLLEQIRNF comes from the coding sequence ATGCTAGTTTTACTATCGAGGAGAACTATCATCTCTTCAGAAGCTGAGATCATTGGTGTGTTAATAATCTCAGCTTGCGCAGGTATTTTTACAATCATCTTTGAAATTGAAAAAATCAACTATTTGTTTGCGTTAGTCATCCATTTTATCATGATGTTTCTAGTAGTCTTCTCAATATCTTTCTATAACAAGTGGACAGATAATTTTCTAAGTGCAGATTTTCTTGGTAGTTTTTTATTAATCTATCTATTTGCTTGGATCATAACACTGATTAAGACTAAAAAAGATGCGAATGAACTAAATAACTTACTAGAACAGATAAGAAATTTTTAA
- a CDS encoding sodium:solute symporter: protein MIISVGIIAIFLGIALFLGIMASRGKDMSLEQWSVGGRGFGSIFIFLLMAGEIYTTNAFLGVSGWMYGKGGVAFFNIAMLNYVIAYWLTPKIWAYGKKYSLLSQSDFFEKAYNSKILGTLVAIVGLAALIPYLVIQLKGLGIIVSEASYGAIDPKLTIWIGTIAMIAYVMVSGIHGSAWTAVIKDFLILGVVLFLGIYLPIHYYGGIQPMWEAIEAVKPGFLTLPDSGFSASWYISTIMLTSLGFYMWPHTFVATFSAKSGNALRKNAIMLPIYALFLLFILFVGAAAILQVPGLEGGAVDLALFKISTQTFNPVIVGFIGAAGLLTAIVPGSLILMSAATLLAKNVVKPIRPQTTDQQIAIIARYSVPVIALVALYFTFSGGGAITLLFLMGYGLVTQFVPAVVSNFMKKNPLTVQGVFAGIVVGVTIVGWQAATGANLSKLFPSWPSYIQDINIGFLALSVNILVSLMVSAFTRKATFKNDETIESI, encoded by the coding sequence ATGATAATTTCAGTTGGAATCATTGCAATTTTCTTAGGTATTGCTTTATTTTTAGGCATTATGGCGAGTAGAGGTAAAGATATGAGCCTAGAACAATGGAGTGTTGGAGGCCGTGGATTTGGTTCTATCTTCATCTTCTTATTAATGGCTGGTGAAATTTATACAACTAATGCATTTTTAGGGGTAAGTGGTTGGATGTACGGAAAGGGTGGCGTAGCATTTTTCAATATCGCAATGCTGAACTATGTAATTGCTTACTGGTTGACACCTAAAATATGGGCTTATGGAAAGAAATATAGTCTACTATCGCAATCTGATTTTTTTGAAAAGGCATATAATAGTAAAATTCTCGGCACACTTGTAGCTATTGTAGGGCTAGCAGCTTTAATTCCTTATTTAGTCATTCAATTAAAAGGTCTTGGCATTATTGTTTCTGAAGCTTCCTATGGAGCGATTGATCCGAAATTAACAATTTGGATTGGCACAATTGCAATGATTGCTTATGTTATGGTTTCAGGAATTCATGGCTCGGCTTGGACAGCTGTTATTAAAGATTTTCTTATTCTTGGTGTGGTGTTATTCCTTGGTATCTACTTACCTATTCATTATTATGGCGGGATTCAACCAATGTGGGAAGCAATCGAAGCTGTTAAACCAGGTTTTTTAACACTCCCAGACTCAGGTTTTAGCGCCTCATGGTATATTTCAACGATCATGTTAACATCATTAGGGTTTTATATGTGGCCACATACATTTGTTGCTACTTTTTCAGCGAAAAGTGGAAATGCCCTAAGAAAAAATGCGATTATGCTTCCTATCTATGCATTATTTTTATTATTTATCTTATTTGTTGGAGCAGCAGCAATTTTACAAGTTCCTGGGTTAGAAGGAGGGGCTGTGGATTTAGCTTTATTTAAAATCTCCACGCAAACATTTAATCCAGTCATCGTTGGCTTTATTGGAGCAGCAGGGTTATTAACTGCAATTGTTCCAGGTTCATTGATTTTGATGTCGGCAGCTACATTGCTTGCGAAAAATGTCGTAAAACCTATTCGCCCTCAAACTACCGATCAACAAATTGCTATCATTGCTCGCTATTCAGTTCCAGTGATTGCACTTGTTGCACTTTACTTTACTTTTAGTGGTGGTGGAGCAATTACGTTATTATTTTTAATGGGATATGGTCTAGTTACTCAATTTGTACCAGCAGTTGTCAGTAACTTTATGAAGAAAAATCCATTAACTGTACAAGGAGTGTTTGCTGGGATTGTTGTGGGTGTTACGATTGTAGGTTGGCAAGCAGCAACAGGAGCTAATCTAAGTAAACTGTTCCCAAGCTGGCCATCTTACATACAAGATATTAACATTGGTTTCCTAGCATTAAGTGTAAATATTTTAGTAAGTTTAATGGTTAGTGCGTTTACAAGGAAAGCAACCTTTAAAAATGATGAAACTATAGAAAGCATTTAG
- a CDS encoding DUF3311 domain-containing protein: MTQKRLCYLLTFIAYFGMPFGVPFIKSAEPYVLGLPFLLFWMVLWIFLGTGLMFIVHRINPSAKEETE, translated from the coding sequence ATGACACAAAAAAGGCTCTGCTATTTACTCACGTTCATTGCTTATTTTGGAATGCCTTTTGGAGTTCCCTTTATTAAAAGTGCCGAACCATATGTCTTAGGTCTTCCGTTTTTATTATTTTGGATGGTTTTATGGATCTTTTTAGGAACAGGGTTAATGTTTATCGTTCATCGTATAAATCCTAGTGCAAAAGAGGAGACGGAATAA
- a CDS encoding amidohydrolase — protein MKTIEFELDALKAAKEVEDYVIDIRRDLHRHPEIGLQEVRTMKVVTDELTKLGINYEIVSDGGIIGYIQGNQAGKTLILRADLDALPMKEEENNLKKKKVVFSETDQAAHTCGHDGHTAMLLGAAKILTQHKDKIKGRVLVAFEQGEEMGGGIYNLCKRLHEIGGDGIWGIHLKSDLPTGKISVDPGPRMAASFVFNVLIKGKSGHGSRPDLSVSPLDCFTDFYNNLKAMRLNTLDPFKTITYSIGTIISGSAANIIPESLQFSGTVRYLDVDQGAHAAKEFKRILEKVCDLHNCIYEFIIEPKESDLIVYNQQDCAQIAMDAVKNAIGTDALHSIPAWMASESFAFYEKYFPGVFAFVGIQNLEEGIGAEHHNVFFDLDEDALKLGVAATVQYTIDFLDTEKQVHFTPDKRDINSLFIDNGFQQLINE, from the coding sequence ATGAAAACAATCGAATTTGAGCTTGATGCATTAAAAGCTGCAAAAGAAGTAGAAGATTATGTAATTGATATAAGAAGAGATCTCCATAGACACCCTGAAATCGGATTACAAGAAGTACGGACAATGAAAGTGGTGACAGACGAGTTAACTAAATTAGGCATTAATTACGAAATTGTCTCTGATGGTGGAATTATTGGTTATATTCAAGGGAATCAAGCGGGAAAAACTTTAATTCTTAGGGCAGATCTAGATGCATTGCCGATGAAGGAAGAGGAAAATAATTTAAAAAAGAAAAAAGTGGTATTTTCTGAGACTGACCAAGCTGCTCATACTTGTGGACATGATGGACATACGGCGATGCTTTTAGGTGCAGCGAAAATTTTGACCCAACACAAAGACAAAATCAAAGGAAGAGTGCTTGTCGCATTTGAACAAGGGGAAGAAATGGGCGGAGGAATTTATAATCTCTGTAAACGATTACACGAAATCGGAGGAGACGGAATTTGGGGTATTCATTTAAAATCTGATCTTCCGACTGGGAAAATATCTGTTGATCCAGGCCCAAGAATGGCCGCTTCGTTTGTATTCAATGTCTTAATAAAAGGAAAAAGTGGACATGGTTCAAGACCAGATTTGTCAGTTTCTCCATTAGATTGCTTTACCGATTTTTATAACAATTTAAAAGCGATGCGGTTAAATACCTTAGATCCTTTTAAAACAATTACCTATTCAATTGGAACGATTATTTCAGGTTCCGCAGCAAACATTATTCCAGAAAGTTTACAGTTTTCAGGAACAGTCAGATATTTAGATGTTGATCAAGGTGCCCATGCAGCAAAAGAATTTAAGAGAATTCTTGAAAAAGTCTGTGACCTGCATAATTGCATCTATGAATTTATTATAGAACCGAAAGAATCGGATTTAATTGTCTACAATCAACAAGATTGTGCACAAATTGCAATGGATGCAGTGAAAAATGCAATTGGTACAGATGCATTACATTCAATCCCCGCTTGGATGGCATCAGAATCATTTGCGTTTTACGAAAAATACTTCCCAGGTGTGTTTGCATTCGTTGGCATACAAAACCTCGAAGAAGGGATTGGGGCTGAACACCATAATGTTTTCTTTGATTTAGATGAAGATGCTTTAAAGCTAGGTGTGGCGGCTACTGTACAATACACAATTGATTTTCTAGATACTGAAAAACAAGTTCATTTTACTCCTGATAAAAGAGATATAAATAGTCTATTTATTGATAATGGATTCCAGCAATTAATAAATGAATAA